Proteins encoded together in one Thermomonospora curvata DSM 43183 window:
- the ggt gene encoding gamma-glutamyltransferase, translating into MPAALFRRSALAGTLVITLPLPAPGPAGAIAPPSPAERTDRRAQTVATGYGGAVSTVDADASRTAIEVLRQGGNAADAAVAAAATLGVTEPYVAALGGGGFFVYYDARTRRVHTVDGRETAPAKMHARSFVDPATGRAIPFEEAVTSGLSVGVPGTVAQWQQVLDRFGTRPLGALLRPAIRVAERGFVVDREFHEQTALNADRFAAITPTRKLFLPGGRPPAVGSRFRNPDLARTYRTLARRGPAWFYRGEPAREIVRTVRHPPVEPTATRTVRPGLMELSDLAAYRAPLRPPTRVTYRGLEVYGMAPPSSGGSTVGEALNILDRFRLDKGDPVQALHYYLEASRLAYADRGRYIGDPDHVDVPLRELLSRGFARERACLIDPGKAAVSPVPPGSPDGDYRDCEPARGEPLRLGREGPQTTHLVVADRWGNVASYTITIEQFGGSGLTVPGRGFLLNNELTDFTMQPPPPGAAPDPNLPGPGKRPRSSMAPTIVLKDGRPLLALGSPGGSTIITTVLQILLGRIDLGMDLPAALAAPRATQRNTPQTFAEQAFLDAYGPRLRSLGHELALFPGPPAGQIGAATALEFLRPGLVQAVAEPHRRHGGSAMVVRPAH; encoded by the coding sequence GTGCCTGCTGCCCTTTTCCGCAGGTCGGCGCTTGCCGGGACGCTGGTGATCACGCTGCCGTTGCCGGCCCCCGGCCCGGCCGGTGCGATCGCCCCGCCCTCTCCCGCCGAGCGGACGGACCGGCGGGCGCAGACTGTGGCGACCGGCTACGGCGGCGCGGTCTCCACCGTGGACGCCGACGCCAGCCGCACCGCCATCGAGGTGCTGCGCCAGGGCGGCAACGCCGCCGACGCCGCCGTGGCGGCCGCGGCCACCCTCGGGGTGACCGAGCCCTATGTGGCGGCTCTGGGCGGCGGCGGGTTCTTCGTCTACTACGACGCCCGGACGCGCCGCGTCCACACCGTGGACGGCCGGGAGACGGCACCGGCCAAGATGCACGCCCGCTCCTTCGTCGATCCGGCCACCGGCCGGGCCATTCCCTTTGAAGAGGCCGTCACCAGCGGGCTGTCGGTAGGGGTCCCCGGCACGGTCGCCCAGTGGCAGCAGGTCCTGGACCGCTTCGGCACCCGCCCGCTGGGCGCGCTGCTGCGGCCGGCGATCCGGGTGGCCGAGCGGGGGTTCGTGGTCGACCGGGAGTTTCACGAGCAGACCGCGCTCAACGCCGACCGGTTCGCCGCCATCACGCCGACGCGGAAACTGTTCCTGCCCGGCGGCCGCCCGCCGGCGGTCGGCTCCCGCTTCCGCAACCCCGACCTGGCCCGCACCTACCGCACGCTCGCCCGGCGCGGCCCCGCCTGGTTCTACCGGGGGGAGCCGGCCCGGGAGATCGTCCGGACCGTGCGGCATCCGCCGGTGGAGCCCACGGCCACCCGCACCGTCCGGCCCGGCCTGATGGAGCTGTCCGACCTGGCCGCCTACCGGGCGCCGCTGCGCCCGCCCACCCGCGTCACCTACCGGGGGCTGGAGGTGTACGGGATGGCGCCGCCTTCCTCCGGCGGCTCCACGGTCGGCGAGGCGCTCAACATCCTGGACCGCTTCCGCCTTGACAAAGGCGACCCCGTGCAGGCCCTGCACTACTACCTGGAGGCGTCCCGCCTGGCCTACGCCGACCGCGGCCGTTACATCGGCGACCCCGACCATGTGGACGTCCCGCTGCGGGAGCTGCTCTCCCGCGGCTTCGCCCGCGAACGGGCCTGCCTCATCGACCCCGGCAAAGCCGCCGTCAGCCCGGTGCCGCCGGGCTCCCCCGACGGGGACTACCGCGACTGCGAGCCCGCCCGGGGCGAACCGCTCCGCCTGGGCCGTGAAGGGCCGCAGACCACGCACCTGGTGGTCGCCGACCGGTGGGGCAACGTCGCCTCCTACACCATCACCATCGAGCAGTTCGGCGGCAGCGGCCTGACCGTGCCCGGACGCGGCTTCCTGCTCAACAACGAGCTGACCGACTTCACGATGCAGCCGCCCCCGCCGGGCGCCGCGCCCGACCCCAACCTGCCCGGCCCTGGCAAGCGCCCGCGCAGCAGCATGGCGCCCACCATCGTGCTCAAGGACGGACGGCCGCTGCTGGCCCTGGGCTCCCCGGGCGGCTCCACGATCATCACCACCGTGCTGCAGATCCTGCTGGGCCGCATCGACTTGGGCATGGACCTGCCGGCCGCGCTGGCCGCCCCGCGCGCCACCCAGCGCAACACCCCGCAGACCTTCGCCGAGCAGGCGTTCCTGGACGCCTACGGGCCGCGCCTGCGCTCTCTGGGGCATGAGCTGGCGCTTTTCCCCGGCCCGCCGGCCGGCCAGATCGGCGCGGCCACCGCGCTGGAGTTCCTGCGCCCGGGGCTGGTGCAGGCGGTGGCCGAACCGCACCGCAGGCACGGCGGCAGCGCCATGGTGGTCAGGCCCGCTCACTGA
- a CDS encoding APC family permease produces MRNDLLRRLPVEQAAPQNYGGGRHRLRVLYKKRDLVILGLGVMIGAGIFKISGVQAATAAGPAVIASFVIAGTVCLLAALCFAELSSAVPVAGSAYSFGYVAFGELWAWFIGWALILELLLAACAVARAWSLIAVQTLQDLSIGMPSGLAGVVGQERGFDVFALAILVLLIGLLASGSRVGLRTLWAMVLAKLLVIGLVIVGGLLLFDAGNLTPFVPPARPAPGGGEPTVLTALFGDPSQTFGIWGIFAATPAIAFAYIGFDLIATAAEETEDAPRKVPQGLLTSLVITIVLYVGVAVAMVGMISYRELDPARPPFAQAFAEAGAGWMGTVTDIGAVLGLTTVIFVVLISLTRVVFSMARDGLLPSGLAAVSRYQVPSRATLVAGGTAVVLSQTVDVLTLEPLVVIGALFAFLAVSAAVPALRRVRPDLRPPFRVPGGATIPMLAMASIAWLMLNLELKTWSYFGVWMLAGFVFYLLYGRRHSRLRELLDRPPAPATALSSPPPARSPFDVPPISPQAGPLRQSPLDRPFSAPAGVQPSPPYPSPGESPWGTGSAHRRPEGPYPHPSPQHAAPPRPQGAPPPHAPSSFQEAAPPRPQSGPPFPPPGRSGRDGEFPQDRLPRGPRPYVQGGRRPWGQTPAGPADGDLPYPEEPGEPPYGGYRRP; encoded by the coding sequence ATGCGCAACGATCTGCTGCGGCGGCTGCCCGTGGAACAGGCCGCCCCGCAAAACTACGGAGGCGGCCGGCACCGGCTGCGTGTGCTGTACAAAAAGCGCGACCTGGTAATTCTCGGGCTGGGGGTGATGATCGGCGCCGGCATTTTCAAGATCTCCGGAGTGCAGGCGGCCACCGCGGCCGGCCCGGCGGTGATCGCATCGTTCGTGATCGCCGGCACGGTGTGCCTGCTGGCCGCGCTGTGCTTTGCCGAGCTGTCCTCGGCGGTGCCGGTCGCCGGGAGCGCCTATTCCTTCGGTTATGTCGCCTTCGGGGAACTGTGGGCCTGGTTCATCGGCTGGGCGCTGATCCTGGAGCTGCTGCTGGCCGCCTGCGCGGTGGCGCGCGCCTGGTCGCTGATCGCCGTCCAGACGCTGCAGGACCTGTCGATCGGGATGCCGTCCGGGCTGGCGGGAGTCGTCGGGCAGGAGCGGGGCTTCGATGTGTTCGCCCTGGCCATCTTGGTGCTGCTGATCGGGCTGCTGGCCAGCGGCAGCCGGGTGGGGCTGCGCACGCTGTGGGCGATGGTGCTGGCCAAGCTGCTGGTGATCGGGCTGGTCATCGTGGGCGGGCTGCTGCTGTTCGACGCCGGCAACCTCACCCCGTTCGTCCCGCCCGCCCGGCCCGCTCCCGGCGGCGGCGAGCCGACGGTGCTGACCGCGCTGTTCGGCGACCCCTCCCAGACGTTCGGGATCTGGGGCATCTTCGCCGCCACCCCGGCCATCGCCTTCGCCTACATCGGCTTCGACCTGATCGCCACCGCCGCCGAGGAGACCGAGGACGCCCCGCGCAAGGTGCCCCAGGGCCTGCTGACCAGCCTGGTGATCACGATCGTGCTGTACGTGGGGGTGGCGGTGGCCATGGTCGGCATGATCTCCTACCGCGAGCTGGACCCGGCCCGCCCGCCGTTCGCCCAGGCGTTCGCCGAGGCGGGCGCCGGCTGGATGGGCACGGTGACCGACATCGGGGCGGTGCTGGGGCTGACCACCGTGATCTTCGTGGTGCTGATCAGCCTGACCCGGGTGGTGTTCTCCATGGCCCGCGACGGGCTGCTCCCCTCGGGCCTGGCCGCGGTCAGCCGCTACCAGGTGCCCAGCCGGGCCACGCTGGTGGCGGGCGGGACGGCCGTGGTGCTGTCGCAGACGGTGGACGTGCTGACACTGGAACCGCTGGTGGTGATCGGCGCGCTGTTCGCGTTCCTGGCGGTGTCGGCCGCGGTGCCGGCGCTGCGGCGGGTGCGGCCCGACCTGCGCCCGCCCTTCCGGGTGCCCGGCGGGGCGACGATACCGATGCTGGCGATGGCGTCCATCGCCTGGCTGATGCTCAACCTGGAGCTGAAGACCTGGAGCTACTTCGGCGTCTGGATGCTGGCGGGGTTCGTCTTCTACCTGCTCTACGGCCGGCGCCACAGCCGCCTGCGCGAGCTTTTGGACCGGCCGCCCGCCCCTGCGACGGCGCTTTCGTCCCCTCCCCCGGCCCGCTCCCCGTTCGACGTTCCGCCCATCTCTCCGCAAGCGGGTCCGCTCAGGCAAAGCCCTCTCGATCGGCCCTTCTCCGCTCCGGCCGGGGTGCAGCCCTCCCCGCCGTACCCTTCCCCGGGGGAGTCGCCTTGGGGCACCGGCTCTGCACACCGCCGGCCGGAAGGGCCGTATCCGCACCCCTCGCCGCAGCATGCCGCACCGCCCCGTCCTCAAGGCGCCCCACCGCCGCACGCCCCGTCCTCCTTCCAGGAGGCCGCGCCGCCCCGCCCGCAGAGCGGTCCCCCCTTCCCTCCCCCGGGCAGGAGCGGGCGTGACGGGGAGTTCCCCCAGGACCGCCTGCCCCGTGGGCCGCGTCCCTACGTCCAGGGCGGAAGGCGTCCCTGGGGGCAGACCCCGGCCGGGCCCGCCGATGGGGACCTGCCGTACCCGGAGGAGCCCGGCGAGCCCCCCTACGGGGGATACCGCCGTCCCTGA